aaaatttcaaaattctgtgtacaagtttggtgaaccacATGCAGCTCtactaaatggaaaaaaaaatcaatatcagtcaacaaataaagaagaggcattttctgtgatttatgagtAAATTTCGCGTTAATTAGcgtaaataattttctactcaaaataatttcaaaattcagtgtagaagtttggtgaacctcatgaagctctacctgatggaagaaagaaaatcaaaatcggtcaacaagtAAAGAAGAAGCAATTTacgtgaattttaaaaaatgtgcataaattagcatatttaatgagtttcaaaattctgtgcagaagttttgaatcccccacctagtgctatcatatatagcaaacagaattgaaatcggatttgaaatgacgaagaagaagcattttgaaattgtggacggacgacagacgatgGATACCATGGCATAAACTGATCCATGAGCTAAAAATTGTAAAGTTTAATGAAAACAAtccattttaacaaaaataaaatttaatttgctgaaaaaaaagggaatataTATTTACAGTGTTGCTAGCAGGTTAGTGAACCCCATCAGGAaaagacaacaacactacaatgtccGGCGAGCCTTGTGAAACAAActaattgaatgaaatattttatcacctgacttcacaattagatatctaaaagatggcagaacttgaacactttaaatattttcattttctggtgcAGTTCAccaactttttagcaccactatATATATGAtagtcaaaatagtaatttgcaAATGTTTTATGGAACAGGGTCTTGGGGAAAGTCTTTGTACAGTTGAGGTAACTGAGCTGCCCAAAACTATGTAAAACTCCTATAGGAAGTCTAACGACAGCAAGGATGCCACAAtaaaccaaaataaagaaagaatcaCCTAAAAGGACATTAGCATGTACTcacttgaaatattaaaatgctcTCAATCATTCTTCATCTTCATTGGGGTTTACTATAGAGGAGTATGTATTCCATTCTTAATGCGCACACACACGTACATCAAAACACCTCCACTAACACTGAAAGCCCACAAGTGTCGAACAATAGAAAATATTTGGTGAAGTGACAACATAGTAAATGAATCCTGACAAGGGTCAAGAAAATTTTTCAATCTTGAATATCTCTTCTATTGCCTCTAATACATCTTGGACTTCAATGGAAGGACGTAGAAGATCAGGATCGTGTTTAAAGTCCCTGTGGCCGTGATCTAGATCAAGGTCTGAATCACGTTCTATCTTCTCCACACTGTCTCTTTTAGAGTACACACCAGTACATACAAGGATCGACTCTATGCTTTCAGCTCCTTCTTCTGCAATGATGTCATTCCAGTCTTTGTCTAGGTTAATCGAGGAGTCATGGAAATCACTGCCAGGCGTACCGCCAAGGGAAGGTCTGTATTTGTCACCAGGGTCGTTCATGGAGCTACCTATGCTCATTGACTTCTTTACACGGCTCATGTTCATGTATGTCAGGTAGTGGTTGTAAAGATTAGCACCGTAGATGTCTGTCATTGGGTTGTCACTGAACAGAGAGAAACATATATACAGAAACTGAATAAACATCTTTCTAAATTTAATCATATTTCTATACAGAGCATATTGGATAATGTAAAGATAtctgaaaatataaaaagtctAAAATACCTATGGTAAtcatataatcattattcatcaaTAATGCATCTCCGAAAAGCACAGCAAAACTCAATATTGTCTAAAAATACACTAAATTAGAATGAACTTTAAAGAGTCATTGACATGTTATGGTATCATATTAAATTAGCTTCTTGCTAAAATTTCAAAGAACCATGGTAAAAATCAAGGACTCTCAGTAGTGTCCAATCTGTCAGACTTGAGTGCCTTACAACGACCCATTATCAGGCTAGGTTAAGGAGGAAATGTGAACCAAAAAGGCACTAAGGAAGGAGGGAGCAGGGGCAAGGTTTAAGGTAAATTCATGCATACCAGCCCGTTCATAGGGACAAACTTTGAACATATCTCTTTATTCTGGAAACCTTCCCCATAGCAACCCATGTCCACAGGGATAAAACTAGTTTTAAAAGTTTGGACTGGACTTTTATTATCTATCCTTATTGTGGAAACTTACCCTATAGCATAAAGTGTCCTCACACTTTGTTGAATGCCCATAGTCCTAGCTTGTTGCTTGAGTACATGCTCAGCATAGTGGTATGTGATCTGACTTGGCTTCCCTGTCAACACCGTGTATCTTAGGTCATGCCCTGTTACTTTCTATAAAATACAAGGTAAtagaacaaaataaatacaacaaAGTGTACACTTTTATACCTAAGATGGATTCACAAATCATTTCTAATCAGCTCCAAGTCACAAACTATAGACGCAGGTGCACTGGAGAATGTGTACATTTTCTTAAGCATACGTGTACACTATGAATTAATTTTGATCTTTTTCATACTTGGGAATATCGATTCCTTGAAATACTTGTGCACTGGCCCCATGATGAAGTATGGACTAACACCATTATGATAGTGAAAATTACTTGCCACTTGAGCACTCTGCAGAAAATACATTGTCATTATACAAGACATAAATCTCACAAGACTCCTTGAATGCAcgataaaacttgttataatcccatcatcaaaattaataattctGTTTAATCCCTATCAAATTTATGACAAATAAATATTCTGGCATGTGGTGCCATCTGCCATTCAAAGTTCAACTAGGAGAGCAAACATCTAATCTGTATCGATTTCAAGTGCTCACAAAAAAGATGAGCAAACTCATATATGGGAGGGCAGAGAGTTCAATATGAATATGGAATTAACTGTTTGAAACCAAGCTAGCGGCAATCATATAAAGTAAATAATATTGTAATCAAGAAGTTGCTGGTTCAATGGAGGTTAATTGCATTTCACATGTGACAATTCCCATTATTTGCTGTAACATTAACAATAACTATGCAGAGTGTGCATGTGAAGTTTGACTAGTTTTAGAGTAATTCAAAAGATTGGTTACCTTGTACAGTGCTTCTAGACAAAGGAGAAATGAACCATGTCCCAACctgaataaaaacataagaGTTGGAAATGCAAGAGCTTTAATAGTTTATATCAAACAACATGAGAATAGGCATTGAGCACAgacttcatgaaaaaaaaaggtgtgtCACAGAAAGGCCCCATTGTGCTCAAACGCTAGTAATTTATCAACAGAATGCAGCTTATACAACAAAATTCATGTCAACTCTGTTATGACTTTGAGACTTGCAAAAGATGAACGTGAAACTGCGACACCAGTATGTgtatgatcattatcatcattgttattatatgTATAATAAGACAAGAATGATCACTCATTTTACAGAAAACcaaaatacaatacatgtatatcatctatctatctatctatcattgGTGATGAtcaaaaaaatttgaacaatttCTTTGAATATCAATTTACCCCCcctatgaaatatgaaacaaatatttttttcaaaatacttcTTTTCAAGGCAAAGTTGGAACAAAGAGTGGACTAGAGTATGAAGGCTTACATTGAATTTAGGCAAACATTCATCTAAATTAGATTTACCTGTATTTACTTTACAATCATTCATTTAAAATCAACATATATCTGGTTAATGACCAATAACAGCAAATGAGAGGCATGTATTAAAGCAAACAGCACATACAAGTGACTAATCAAACTAAGGTGataaacagtaataataatgggGATATCTCCAAAGGGATACCGACTATAATATTTCACTGCTTGGATCTATCTGATATCTGTAAAGCAAGTTTACTCATGTGCAATACGTCACTATCTGGGGACATTAAATTTCAAGTCCCGTTAGCTCATGTTCTCCaaaattctgtttctgtttatatGTTATTCTCTCAATTAGCAAACAACCCAGAAACCAACCTTGGTAGATGTGCCTCAGCCATCCACAGCAGGTCCATATTACAGCCTAAGATTGGAATATGTGGCCGTGGTACTGTTAAAGGTTTGAGTTCCAACTGACCGTCTGTCATCAACACATCAAGAATGAGCTGTAGGTTGGTCTCCCACCTTACTGGTTCACCAAATAGTACTACAGCTTCTATCGGTGGTAATACTCTCTCTGTGGATGGCTGTATATAGTGAAAGattgataaatatatatgagatttaaagttaaaaaaaggagagaatagctcctgaaatatttcataatcaattcatttttcacacTTGGGGTTTTTTGGGGCATCATCAAATAGATTTAAATGCCAATTCTAATACAAAATTAAGACCTTGAAataaatgaggaaaaaaatcaatatatgatacatttcacaaaaattaaatatttcaaattttcctcTTTTAGTGATCATAGTTTGgcttattttttaacatatgatgtaaataaattcaatgataaaataattacttttcctcCTTCATTACTGAACGAGATAAAcgcatatatatatgttttataaaCTGTAATAGAATAAGTAACTATTTTACagtgtaaaatacaaaagaacaatttttttctttaaaatgaaattgtcagcataTCCCTCTCtttcaaaaattaattcagcaGGACTTTAGTTGAAATATAACTTGTTACAATACATGGCCATTAGATTCTGCATGTTTTTCCAAATGTTTTAATACCAGAATTTCTCCACTAACAGTTACCACTTAAAATGACTGAATTGGTAATATTGTGATGTGATTTGATTGAATACctagaaaattataaaaaaataacttctccttttttcaatcTAAGgataaatcaatttgttattGGTGCTTGTGAAGTTGTGATTCATATACTGTTTTCCCATGCTAAAACAACTAATTAATGGCTATTTCCTTAAAAGTACATCAGTATGTGTTTATGTTACTTCCTTTGGGGACACTTTGCAGAGAGCACATGTTCATTACTAACAAGGTAATAATAATGTACTTCTTACCAGTTTTTCCTGtcctattttgaaaataaatatagggTATCTGTTCATAATCCATGTTCTCTGTTTCCTCAGATTAACAATGAATATGTTTTCAGAAAAAGATTGACCAGGATAGTAAAGCTGCAATCTGATTATAATACAAGAGCACTTTTATCATGTATATGCATGCATGTACACATAATAAAGAACTTTTTAAGTCATTTTAGTTATTATTCTTTTGACCTGAggttatgaaaattttcaaatcaatgaattatcaaAACTCACTGTGGAAAATTGCTATCGCAACCTTTCAATAGTACCGTTATCAACAGGTAATTTTACAAACAACTTACAAATATTCAAGTCAGACTTATCATTGTTTAGCAACACACTAGCattgtcatgaaaatgaataattggTGGGCTTGACTTTGATCTTAATGAAACTTTTGACCTTTTCAGTtccataaaacaaaacaaattttcaaaaattatttgatgaatttattCACCTGGATTAGTTAATATACTTACACTTGAGGATGGTCTCCTGCGTTTATGACTCACACAGTCTAAGTGAGGAAACAGATCCCGTACCTCTTCAATAGTGATGACTTTGTTAAAACCCAACCTGAGAAATGGGTGTTAAGGAAACTTTTCAACCATTTTActaggcctacatacatgtacgttcCAAAAAGTGTGAAAACATATCTTGTTTGAATAGTTAGATCTAGGCTAAAAGAGTAGAAACAAGTTTTAATTTAACAAACTTTGTTTCATACTCATTATGGATATACATTTCATTTATCCTCATGGGGGTAATTTCATGTAGGTTGGTATTGATTTCTGAATGTTTGAAAACAATTTACTCAAAACCAACGTCCCTTTGATTGCAAGCTCATTTGGCACTTAAAGTGAAAACAGCGATAAGGCAAGAAAAATTGGTCTGTCAAGGCACTGGGAGGAACATGTATGTCTGTTAAAAACACATAAACATCCATTATCCCAAGGGTCTGAAGACTGTGGACAAGAGTTCAAGGTTGATCCCTGGCAAGAAATATTGCCATGTGTAATGACACATTGAACTGTGCATAGTCTCCTCAACCCTATCCTGTTCTATAAAACCATGGATTCCTGTTCTAAACACACTTAATAAACCACTAAACAGGTACATGACTACATAGAAGTGAGAATAGTAGTATGAATGGATCAGGAAGGGATATTTTTATGTACTATAGTATACTTCATAGAGCAGTTTTATCATGTATACATACAAGTATGACTATTTTCTTGTCTACATCCAGCTTTCAacactaatacccctttcacaaacccaattatgcggataatatccgcataatttggttgtaaaatcggagcgggaccagagttatccgcattatttcgatgctgcaattatccgcataatagcagcatcgggaccagattttggctttgaacgcatttccaaagtaatgcggataattgccatggtgcggtcacacaaggtcacccttttccaacacaaccccatcggagggggtgtgtgcagttgccatgacaattatccgccttttcaggtcgggcgctcgtaaaaaaatagtgcggattattttcggagtttgtgaatgcaatttttattgaattatccgcattactcttaggcggataattggaggatgggtttgtgAAAGGGTTATAAGGTGCAGAGATAATACAATCACACGCATCCAGATCCATGAAACCCTGATCAGAAAACCTTGAAAATtaaagtttctttttttctcccgaAGCTGTCAGTGATCTATTGAGCATGAATGCCATTGAGTTGTCTGCCTCTTCATGACATAAAAAGGTAAACCAGCTAGAACCATCGTGCTATCAGCTGTTATGATTGCATCATCTCCCAGCCACAGAGCATGCATGAAGAGTGTAGTGTGAGCAACAAAATTAAACTAGTCATcgaccatgaaaaaaaaatactctggCTATACCCCTTTGTCCATGAATTGAAGGATGCAGACTACATGTAGGcaaaatatttcttgaaaaaaaaaaaaaagtgtgcagACTAGAATACTCCACATTATTTGGGTGCTGCTATAATTGGTGCTATAGGTCCACTCGATCACATTTTGGAATTAATGGATGTGATTCTCAATTAGTGTCAAAACtgcggtcaaaggtcacttgTTTCCTGTGCACAGCTAGGCTCCGTACTTGGTGTGCATGATGCACGTGTTACCACTAGCTAGCAATTATAGTTAGAAGTATTTCCTCACCGagatcatgaaaaaaattggggaGTATTTCAaagccctgtcttacaaagagctgcaattgatccgatcaagcacaactatggaaagccagcaacgtcaacgtctaaaatgcatgtttgttagaAATATTTACTAGATATAATGTCTATTCATactttcataacttttttaaaaattctgtgtgtttctctttatttacaaaggacattgtgcaaactTCCTTTgggaaaatttatgaaaatgatggatttccatataggtgaactctttgtaagacaaggCCCTGAAATGGTGAACACAATTATTATTGCTGGGTCCAAACTATTCTGAAGGAGTATAGATAAACAATGGGTgaattcaagtacggtgttgaaatctggtgttggtgttcggacaacaccagccacaacactgtacttgaaatcaggctggtgctgggattgacctcggaaaatatgatgTATTTCCAGCAGTTCGTGTTGAAGGatggtgttgaatgtcgtccgctgaacccagcactgcggctggtgttgacgatctacgtgcaatttccccattctccaacaccaaccccagggattgggaaaatcatgattttaagATCAATGTTGGTGTTGGCAATTTCAAGCTCGTGAACAGGCGGCGAACACaatgaaacatccccgtaaaattagcttttacagttaagatgagtacaaatcattagagctttatatattttgacgaagaataatgttcactatttagaattcttgaattaattaaagcATTTGTATTCTATACGATGAGAATTCAATGCATTTCTCTCCGATTTCACTTTCGTAGTCGAGACTTCTcgcgtgaagttgagatgatttagcagcgcagcgcagaggcgtgacgtcataTGCTATCCCGGTGTGCTATCGACAACGCAATCAGTAtcattcctctgaacccagctcggtgttggaaCACAGTTCAGTGGCCTTTTTatgctctcaacaccaacaccaacactgaacaccgtacttgaaatcactgAATATCTAGGCCATGTATTGAACATGAACTTCATAGCTCTGCTAATGGCAAACTTGTGAGTTACTATTGGAGATCAAATTATGTAATGATGGCATCATTTCCAACAACAGAGCACGAAGGAGACGTGTGTGcaacaaaatcaaattaaagggatggtccgggctgaaaatatttatatcttaatacatagagcagaattcacagagcaaaatgccgaaaatttcatcaaaattggattacaaataataaagttattgaagtttaaagtttagcaatattttgtgaaaacagtcatcatgaatattcattaggagggctgatgatgtcacatctccactttctgttttcttatgttattacataaaatcatatctttttcattatttcatacttgtgtgaataatatgtctcccttataatgaaataagttgcagcaataaatatctaatgcactaaatcagttgtcagtcCAATTTTTCTAggtcttggaggaaaaaatttgaataaacctaatttcatataataaaatacaaaagaacaagtggagatgtgacatcatcagcccacctaatgaatattcatgatgactgttttttaacaaaatattgttaaactttaaaattcaataactttgttatttgttatccgattttgatgaaattttcggcattttgctcagtgatttctactctatttattaagctataaatactttcagcccggaccatccctttaagtgtcAATATATgagtattatacatgtaggcctacccaGGCAGAACTTTTGAGTTGCACACACTGCAGACAATACTATTGAATTAGTTTATTTGCTCAGATTTCAAAACCAATCCAAAGCTCATCCAGGCAGAAATTCAATCTACATGTAACTTGCAAAAAAACTATTATGATCAGCAAAGCCATCTTCAAGCATCACTGCTCTTACTGTCTGAAATGGCATACAATATACAAACTCACCTACATTTCAGTTAATATGAACAGTatcaaaaacataaataaattcttacttgtcaaaatatttatttttacaattgCCTACATGTATTCTTGGTACTAAGTTTAAGGCTTATAAATTTTTATTCTCTAGTTAAAGTAAAGTATTGTTTTATTGAGGaagaaattacattaaaatGGTACCAGTACCTAAAAAAGGgagaatacatgtacagtacatgcgCTTTGTATACCTGCAAAATTCAGGtactttgaaatttgaaataagtTAATGAACTTCATTACCAAACTTGGTACATGTAGGTTGTAATATACAGGattgtaatttatacaggaaatctgcataaaccatggattcaaccatgGGTTtccaaaaccacctttgtgaattccaGCCAATATTTCAAACTAGTAGCGGTACactgaagaaaataatattttaaaaaagaaacatattt
This genomic interval from Lytechinus pictus isolate F3 Inbred chromosome 3, Lp3.0, whole genome shotgun sequence contains the following:
- the LOC129257240 gene encoding haloacid dehalogenase-like hydrolase domain-containing 5, whose amino-acid sequence is MQRGAETETGSRRTGTIHPLHVHAALPLSLTLLHSRLDRTAATSCFIMVSLGRFASRTLFRVPTSNVYCSHNHRRRLCLSHQHFQEQNLPSFGLLFDIDGVLKRGKTVLPEAQKAFRLLTNDKGKMRVPTVFITNAGNSLREQKASELTDILEVPITPDQVVMSHSPLRILPQFHDKHVLVSGQGPVVEIANMLGFNKVITIEEVRDLFPHLDCVSHKRRRPSSSPSTERVLPPIEAVVLFGEPVRWETNLQLILDVLMTDGQLELKPLTVPRPHIPILGCNMDLLWMAEAHLPRLGHGSFLLCLEALYKKVTGHDLRYTVLTGKPSQITYHYAEHVLKQQARTMGIQQSVRTLYAIGDNPMTDIYGANLYNHYLTYMNMSRVKKSMSIGSSMNDPGDKYRPSLGGTPGSDFHDSSINLDKDWNDIIAEEGAESIESILVCTGVYSKRDSVEKIERDSDLDLDHGHRDFKHDPDLLRPSIEVQDVLEAIEEIFKIEKFS